The Candidatus Effluviviaceae Genus I sp. genome has a segment encoding these proteins:
- a CDS encoding DegT/DnrJ/EryC1/StrS family aminotransferase, with protein MKVPLLDLKRQYATIRQEIDGAIREVVESQVFIKGPKVAELEAKVAEYCGTKRAVGVASGTDALLLSLMAYGIGRGDEVITTPYTFFATAGSVARLGAVPVFVDVERATYNLDPALVEAAVTPRTKAIIPVHLYGQCVDMDPLMEIAAKHGLVVIEDACQSIGSEYKGKRAGAIGHVGCFSFFPSKNLGAYGDGGMVTTNDPAIADKLVSLREHGQTEKYFYWTVGANSRLDSLQAAILLVKLRHLDAWSDGRSRNAERYNARFAGTAVGTPHREPHCRHIYNQYMVRVRERDALEAHLKANGIGCALYYPMPLHLQTCFKDLGYKEGDLPESEAAARETLSIPVFTELTTEELDYVADTVLAFRGRA; from the coding sequence ATGAAGGTACCTCTTCTGGATCTCAAGCGGCAGTACGCGACCATCCGGCAGGAGATCGACGGCGCCATCCGGGAGGTCGTCGAGTCGCAGGTGTTCATCAAGGGGCCGAAGGTCGCGGAGCTCGAGGCCAAGGTCGCCGAGTACTGCGGGACGAAGCGGGCCGTCGGCGTGGCGTCGGGCACCGACGCGCTCCTGCTCTCGCTCATGGCGTACGGGATCGGGCGGGGCGACGAGGTCATCACGACCCCCTACACGTTCTTCGCGACGGCGGGGTCGGTCGCGCGGCTCGGCGCGGTCCCGGTCTTCGTGGACGTCGAGCGCGCCACCTACAACCTCGACCCGGCGCTCGTCGAGGCCGCCGTCACGCCCCGCACGAAGGCGATCATCCCGGTCCACCTGTACGGCCAGTGCGTGGACATGGACCCGCTCATGGAGATCGCCGCGAAGCACGGGCTCGTCGTCATCGAGGACGCGTGTCAGTCCATCGGATCCGAGTACAAGGGGAAGCGCGCGGGCGCGATCGGTCACGTCGGGTGCTTCAGCTTCTTCCCGAGCAAGAACCTCGGCGCGTACGGCGACGGCGGCATGGTGACGACGAACGACCCGGCGATCGCCGACAAGCTCGTGAGCCTGAGGGAGCACGGGCAGACGGAGAAGTACTTCTACTGGACGGTCGGCGCCAACAGCAGGTTGGACTCGCTGCAGGCGGCGATCCTCCTCGTGAAGCTGCGCCACCTCGACGCGTGGAGCGACGGCCGCTCGCGGAACGCGGAGCGCTACAACGCGCGCTTCGCCGGGACCGCCGTCGGGACGCCGCACCGCGAGCCGCACTGTCGCCACATCTACAACCAGTACATGGTCCGCGTCCGGGAGCGCGACGCCCTCGAGGCGCACCTCAAGGCCAACGGCATCGGCTGCGCGCTCTACTACCCGATGCCGCTGCACCTCCAGACCTGCTTCAAGGACCTCGGGTACAAGGAAGGCGACCTCCCCGAGTCCGAGGCGGCCGCGCGGGAGACGCTCTCCATCCCCGTGTTCACCGAACTCACGACGGAGGAGCTGGACTACGTGGCGGACACCGTTCTCGCGTTCCGCGGGCGCGCGTAG